From Schizosaccharomyces pombe strain 972h- genome assembly, chromosome: II, the proteins below share one genomic window:
- the fol1 gene encoding dihydropteroate synthase codes for MKSLVNLWGIYPFIRNNSLHGFAKIPRIVSTIPRQLRFSSLRHPTRQMDLIHDTVVVENLNTFAVVGQDQWKRKEPQPVQIDVYMRNNVQLAGEKDELKSTIHYGIASKLLRKEIEGSFFTTPKDLVNKIASLCFEDVIDTSHVSIKLTLPKCVLRSKNGLHYYAERERNSTSNFVDRIEFSDLELATILGIHAFERQEKQRVCLNISFANTEVEALEIARAIAEYVEQSAFLTIEALVVNLSKYLCFTKNLDDISIKAEKPSAITFANASAVQIYRTRSYFLQESLHKYESTKNKIAYLSFGSNIGDKFEQIQTALSMLHKIEGIRVLDVSPLYETEPMYYKDQPSFLNGVCKIETRMSPINLLRACQSIEQEMGRIKTILKGPRCIDLDIVLYEDCVYESEVLTIPHLGLQEREFVLRPLLALSPDLVHPYTHQPLQEALDKLPSQGIRLYSSFDNKKIINGALTMGILNVTPDSFSDGGKVSQNNILEKAKSMVGDGASILDIGGQSTKPGADPVSVEEELRRVIPMISLLRSSGITVPISIDTYYSKVAKLAIEAGANIINDVTGGMGDEKMLPLAASLQVPICIMHMRGTPETMKALSIYEKDIVEEVAVELSSRVEAAVQSGVHRYNIILDPGFGFAKTPKQSAGLLGRLHELMKKPQFKDMHWLSGPSRKGFTGYFTGDASPKDRIWGTSACVTASVLQGVSIVRVHDTKEMSKVVGMANAIRYVP; via the coding sequence ATGAAAAGTTTAGTAAACCTTTGGGGAATCTATCCATTCATTAGAAATAATTCTCTCCATGGTTTTGCCAAAATACCTAGAATAGTCAGCACTATCCCCAGACAACTCCGCTTCTCATCTCTACGACATCCTACTAGACAAATGGACTTGATACATGACACTGTCGTAGTTGAAAATCTTAACACATTTGCTGTAGTGGGTCAAGACCAatggaaaagaaaggaaCCTCAGCCAGTGCAAATTGATGTATATATGAGAAACAATGTTCAGTTAGCTGGAGAAAAAGACGAGTTAAAATCAACGATTCATTACGGTATAGCTTCTAAGCTATTacgaaaagaaattgaagggtctttttttacaacCCCTAAAGATTTGGTCAATAAAATTGCAAGTTTATGTTTTGAAGACGTTATTGATACCTCGCATGTTTCTATTAAGCTTACTTTACCCAAATGTGTTTTAAGGTCTAAAAATGGATTGCACTATTATGCTGAGCGCGAACGCAATTCTACCAGTAACTTTGTAGATCGTATTGAATTCTCGGATTTGGAGTTAGCTACGATATTAGGAATTCACGCATTTGAACGACAAGAGAAGCAAAGAGTTTGCTTAAATATATCATTTGCAAATACGGAGGTCGAAGCTTTAGAGATCGCGCGCGCAATCGCCGAATATGTCGAACAATCTGCTTTCCTGACTATAGAAGCTTTGGTTGTCAATCTTTCAAAGTATCTTTGTTTTACAAAGAATCTAGACGATATAAGCATTAAAGCTGAGAAACCTAGTGCTATCACATTCGCCAATGCTTCTGCGGTGCAAATTTATCGAACACGGTCGTACTTTTTACAAGAGTCTCTGCATAAATACGAATCCACTAAGAACAAAATTGCTTATTTGTCTTTTGGTTCAAATATTGGTGACAAATTTGAGCAAATCCAAACAGCATTATCTATGTTGCATAAAATAGAGGGTATTCGTGTGTTGGATGTTTCCCCTTTGTACGAAACAGAGCCGATGTATTATAAAGACCaaccttcttttttgaacgGTGTTTGCAAAATTGAAACCAGAATGTCGCCTATCAATCTTTTAAGAGCTTGTCAATCCATTGAACAAGAAATGGGTCGaatcaaaacaattttaaaaggaCCAAGGTGTATAGATCTCGATATTGTCTTGTACGAAGATTGTGTTTATGAATCAGAAGTTTTGACTATTCCCCATTTAGGGCTGCAAGAACGTGAGTTTGTTTTACGTCCATTGCTGGCCTTGAGCCCAGACTTAGTACACCCTTATACCCATCAGCCCTTACAAGAAGCTCTTGATAAATTGCCTTCACAAGGAATAAGATTGTACTCATCTTTtgacaacaaaaaaatcattaatggCGCCTTAACAATGGGAATTTTGAACGTGACCCCCGACTCGTTTTCTGATGGTGGTAAAGTCTCGCAGAATAATATCcttgaaaaagcaaaaagtaTGGTTGGAGATGGTGCTTCTATCCTAGATATAGGTGGGCAGTCTACTAAACCTGGAGCTGATCCCGTGTCTGTTGAGGAAGAACTCAGAAGAGTAATACCTATGATTAGTTTACTTCGAAGCTCAGGGATTACAGTACCCATCAGTATCGATACttattattcaaaagttGCAAAACTAGCCATTGAGGCAGGTGctaatattattaatgatGTGACTGGAGGGATGGGTGATGAGAAAATGTTACCATTAGCTGCAAGTTTACAGGTGCCCATTTGTATTATGCATATGAGAGGGACACCAGAAACTATGAAAGCACTTTCAatatatgaaaaagatATCGTTGAAGAAGTTGCTGTCGAGTTGTCGTCTCGCGTGGAAGCTGCGGTTCAGTCCGGCGTTCATCGATACAATATTATACTGGATCCTGGCTTTGGATTTGCAAAAACACCTAAACAAAGTGCCGGTTTATTAGGAAGACTTCATGAACTGATGAAAAAACCGCAGTTTAAAGATATGCATTGGCTTTCGGGTCCAAGCCGTAAAGGGTTTACTGGTTACTTTACTGGAGACGCTAGCCCCAAAGACCGTATATGGGGTACTTCAGCTTGTGTTACAGCTAGTGTTTTACAAGGAGTAAGTATTGTACGTGTACATGACACTAAAGAAATGTCTAAAGTCGTTGGTATGGCTAATGCTATACGTTACGTACCTTAA
- the anp1 gene encoding mannan polymerase I complex subunit Anp1 codes for MKANRDFGRDGGPFSITPNRFQPKSSGNPIFRQKTIRTVGIIALTLVLFLFFHRSFFSSFGEFPSFSSTANAPNSDVQEYDLRKVMNAKFTGDYSPKEKVLICAPLRNAAEHLNMFFGHMNNLTYPHELIDLAFLISDTDDNTLEVLKQHLDAIQNDEDESKHFNNVLIMLKDFGAIFGQEFSDRHGFAAQGPRRKLMARARNWLLSAAIQPYHSWVYWRDVDVETAPNTILEDLMRHDKDIIVPNVYRPLPDWLGNEQPYDLNSWAESETALQLADTLGEDDVIVEGYAEYATWRPHLAYLRDPNGDPSVEMPLDGIGGVSIMSKAKVHLEGCEFPAFSFEKHAETEGFGKMAKRMGFSVYGLPHYVIWHIYEPSDDDKRIMAEMERERKEREAAELEEAKKYQTAGFTQPDDQGAEEGPLAHADDHVD; via the coding sequence ATGAAAGCAAATAGAGACTTTGGAAGAGATGGTGGCCCTTTTAGTATTACGCCGAATCGATTCCAGCCTAAATCCAGCGGAAATCCCATATTCCGACAGAAAACCATTCGAACTGTTGGGATAATTGCTTTAACACTGgtcttatttttattcttccATCGTTCattcttctcttcttttgGTGAATTTCCCAGTTTTTCTTCTACCGCGAACGCTCCTAATTCTGATGTGCAAGAATATGACTTGCGAAAAGTAATGAACGCTAAATTTACTGGAGATTATTCACCGAAAGAAAAGGTGTTGATTTGTGCTCCACTTCGAAATGCTGCAGAACATCttaatatgttttttggTCACATGAATAACCTGACTTATCCTCACGAACTTATAGACCTTGCCTTTCTAATTTCAGACACTGATGATAATACTCTCGAGGTTTTGAAGCAACATTTAGACGCTATTCAAAATGACGAGGACGAATCTAAGCATTTTAACAATGTCCTTATCATGCTAAAGGACTTCGGTGCTATTTTCGGTCAAGAATTCAGTGACCGTCATGGATTTGCGGCACAAGGTCCCCGAAGGAAATTAATGGCTCGTGCTCGTAATTGGCTTTTGTCAGCCGCTATACAGCCTTACCATTCTTGGGTTTACTGGAGAGATGTTGACGTGGAGACTGCTCCAAACACTATTTTGGAGGATCTTATGCGCCATGATAAAGACATTATTGTTCCTAACGTTTATAGACCCTTACCAGATTGGTTGGGCAATGAGCAACCATatgatttaaattcatGGGCTGAATCTGAGACTGCTCTTCAGCTTGCAGATACTTTGGGCGAAGACGACGTTATTGTAGAAGGATACGCAGAGTATGCTACCTGGCGCCCTCATTTGGCTTACCTTCGTGATCCTAATGGTGACCCATCTGTTGAAATGCCACTGGATGGTATTGGTGGTGTATCTATTATGTCTAAAGCTAAAGTACACCTAGAAGGTTGCGAGTTTCCCgcattttcatttgaaaaGCATGCTGAAACCGAaggatttggaaaaatggCTAAGCGGATGGGGTTTTCCGTTTACGGACTTCCTCACTATGTTATTTGGCATATTTATGAACCTAGCGATGATGATAAGCGTATTATGGCTGAAATGGAACGCGAAAGGAAAGAAAGGGAGGCCGCAGAGCTTGAAGAGGCTAAAAAGTATCAGACTGCTGGATTCACGCAACCAGATGATCAGGGTGCTGAAGAAGGTCCTTTGGCACATGCAGACGATCATGTTGATTAA
- the spf31 gene encoding DNAJ protein Spf31 — translation MADVAKFLDRVEGSLNRGREIDRILSSFKLNAYDVLDILPGMSVDDIRNLYRKKSLMIHPDKNRDNPKAADAFDILKKAESDLVNDKIRESLDSAYTAARNQLLKEKKLSPNSEDVHSDQFLFDLKVRWREILIADEVARRRARQLDLANQQREQARQDEIARERKRRVESEKVWEETRDNRVGNWQDFLHKTKKNNLKKKNKKPRVLG, via the exons ATGGCAGACGTTGCAAAGTTTTTAGATCGAGTTGAAGGAAGTTTAAACAGA GGACGTGAGATTGACAGAATATTGTCTtcctttaaattaaatgcaTATGATGTTCTTGATATTTTGCCAGGAATGAGTGTTGATGATATTCGAAATTTGTACAggaaaaaatcattaatgaTTCATCCAGACAAAAATCGCGATAACCCAAAAGCTGCAGACGCATTcgacattttaaaaaaggcGGAGTCTGATCTAGTTAATGATAAGATTCGGGAATCTCTTGATTCGGCTTACACAGCTGCAAGGAACCAActattgaaagaaaaaaaattgtctCCAAATTCGGAAGACGTCCATTCAGACcagtttttatttgatttaaaagtaCGTTGGCGTGAAATCCTTATTGCAGATGAAGTTGCAAGAAGACGAGCACGGCAGCTCGATTTAGCAAACCAGCAAAGAGAACAAGCGCGTCAAGATGAAATTGCAAGAGAACGAAAGCGTCGTGTAGAATCAGAAAAGGTTTGGGAAGAGACAAGAGATAATCGTGTGGGAAATTGGCAGGATTTCCTTCACaaaacgaagaaaaataacttaaaaaagaagaataaaaaaccaaGGGTTCTTGGATAA
- the rhp18 gene encoding postreplication repair E3 ubiquitin-protein ligase → MNELDATDPSDWNQTKIPSLKGLDSSLRCLICHEYFRAPLITSCSHTFCSFCIRDYLREHPMCPACRAPEQESRLRKNTILEEILESFKVIRPTLFEFLKVENVPKPVLQAPETVIAQDSASGDEEWEDDLASNSSPASIAKKTSRDSKKRKREDLVHCPACSNLVPHNQINQHLDSCLNSPSSPSSSSSPYKNKDNSKSNSLLSFKTDDDSITKRRLRSFNSADELPLKDRVRLPKLTYALLSESKIRSKLSEMGLPTDGHKQLLQRRHAKWVTLYNSNLDQKQPVSKRNLIRQLIDWERVQSKSIGVEKEKLGGGDWEKAYAEDFADLINRAKQSTTNKNDSLRNTAVESSTEPSTSNGFPATSVSPPLTIDLTNSQTGSDGPQS, encoded by the coding sequence atGAATGAACTAGATGCTACAGATCCATCTGATTGGAACCAAACGAAAATACCATCGTTGAAGGGCTTGGATTCTTCTTTACGATGTCTGATTTGTCATGAATACTTTCGCGCCCCCTTAATTACTTCTTGCTCACACACCTTTTGTTCGTTTTGTATACGCGATTATCTGAGAGAACATCCTATGTGCCCTGCTTGTCGTGCTCCTGAGCAAGAAAGCCGCTTAAGAAAAAACACTATATTAGAAGAGATTTTAGAGTCCTTTAAAGTGATCAGGCCAACATTGTTTGAATTCTTAAAAGTAGAAAATGTGCCAAAGCCAGTACTTCAAGCTCCTGAAACAGTTATCGCACAGGATTCAGCTTCTGGCGATGAGGAATGGGAAGACGACTTGGCTTCAAATTCATCTCCTGCTTCTATAGCTAAAAAGACATCTAGGGATTCTAAAAAGAGGAAACGTGAGGATTTAGTTCACTGCCCTGCATGTTCAAATTTAGTTCCTCATAATCAAATTAATCAACACTTGGATTCTTGTCTTAACTCACCTTCTTCCCCgtcttcctcttcctcaccttataaaaataaggaTAATAGTAAATCTAATTCATTACTATCATTCAAAACAGATGATGATTCTATCACGAAGCGCAGGTTAAGGTCGTTTAACTCTGCAGATGAACTACCCTTGAAAGATCGAGTGCGGCTTCCCAAACTAACTTATGCACTCCTTTCCGAATCAAAAATTCGTTCCAAATTATCAGAGATGGGGCTTCCAACCGATGGACATAAACAACTATTACAACGTCGACATGCTAAATGGGTTACCCTTTACAATTCTAATTTAGACCAGAAACAACctgtttcaaaaagaaatttaattcGCCAACTTATAGATTGGGAGCGCGTTCAGTCGAAATCAATTGGagtagaaaaagaaaaactagGAGGGGGCGATTGGGAGAAGGCATACGCTGAGGATTTTGCTGATCTCATCAACCGTGCAAAACAATCAACAACTAACAAAAATGATTCATTGAGGAACACTGCTGTTGAATCTTCCACCGAACCTTCTACATCTAACGGTTTTCCTGCCACTTCAGTTAGTCCCCCTCTTACTATTGACCTTACCAATTCACAAACGGGATCCGATGGACCACAGTCCtaa
- the trs8502 gene encoding TRAPP III complex subunit Trs8502 — protein MESNLSAKGIFQHASANASGELFQEPVTEDLEKVMQSKGLYSMEELCSIIQEAYAPRVSVLCSRDADEFAMRKGYPKGFWELLYPFGDRIRGKVNRRGMNGEMLTLENLNLHFVPIDALESHLSEASFPSLRSVLCERYPGLVSPEPPSDYSFGVHYKNVERWAWTLAHEGNYQMPLPVYVRQLLTGIPITPFETFSHPVAHLVVVTSHNPSPFESLRSLINSIPYLSLPAFVFNDINYLFVYVHDEDQHDLELSMAIFDTMKQTFGDCGYFLRLHSQKATLDYEHTVPFPTSSWLSAEERLHLLSNTDTEIRLLFESDNESLRRLSSHIAFNGIVSYLDKCVRAWDDQYASPRRGITGKLLFASRKYLSSSNASTNSNYFPSSNAYRPFSPEAYLRKLADYSFMLRDYSHANQIYEIASRQYENDGACLYSAASLEMIVITEHILHLKMPYMSLTNTLRINEYMQSAMLNYLNKSFNSYYHAARCFLLLGQFLSCLPAPKVDDAANWNAGLLYSKRLGPVGRAMIFQQTHTLFKSLSYLKTESTDPFSNKRTRKAALWCVLTADAWLRCRIPFRAKPFVEEAKLFYGKIDWKDLKECVAALDEVEVSKQPASNIPSS, from the coding sequence ATGGAAAGCAACCTTTCCGCCAAAGGTATTTTTCAACATGCAAGTGCTAATGCATCAGGGGAATTGTTTCAAGAGCCCGTAACAGAAGATCTTGAAAAGGTAATGCAGTCGAAAGGACTGTATTCGATGGAGGAGTTGTGTTCCATCATCCAAGAAGCATATGCTCCGCGAGTTTCGGTCCTATGTTCCCGAGATGCTGACGAGTTTGCCATGAGGAAGGGATATCCTAAGGGGTTTTGGGAATTGTTGTATCCTTTTGGAGACCGTATTCGTGGAAAGGTAAACCGTAGAGGAATGAATGGAGAAATGCTGACGttggaaaatttaaatttacattttgtCCCAATTGATGCTTTAGAAAGCCACTTAAGTGAAGCATCTTTTCCTTCACTTCGCTCGGTTTTATGTGAGCGATATCCAGGTCTTGTTTCACCTGAACCCCCTTCAGATTATTCCTTTGGCGTTCATTATAAAAACGTTGAACGATGGGCTTGGACATTGGCTCATGAAGGGAATTACCAAATGCCACTTCCTGTCTATGTGCGACAGTTACTAACTGGGATACCTATTACTCcttttgaaactttttctcATCCCGTTGCTCACCTTGTCGTAGTAACTTCGCATAATCCTAGTCCTTTTGAATCTCTCAGATCTTTGATTAATTCGATTCCCTACCTTTCCCTTCCTGCTTTCGTTTTCAATGATATAAACTACCTTTTCGTATATGTTCATGATGAAGATCAACATGATTTGGAGCTTTCAATGGCTATATTTGATACGATGAAGCAGACATTTGGAGATTGTGGATACTTTCTTCGCCTTCATTCACAAAAGGCTACCTTAGATTATGAACATACCGTTCCTTTTCCAACATCCTCTTGGTTGTCTGCTGAAGAACGTTTACACCTTTTATCTAATACGGATACTGAAATACGATTACTCTTTGAATCCGACAATGAATCACTGCGACGGTTATCTTCGCACATTGCGTTCAACGGAATTGTCTCTTATTTGGACAAATGCGTAAGAGCATGGGATGATCAATATGCTTCTCCGAGACGAGGGATTACCGGTAAGCTGTTATTTGCATccagaaaatatttatctAGTTCGAATGCTTCTACCAATTCTAACTATTTCCCCTCATCTAATGCCTATCGTCCATTTTCACCAGAGGCATATCTTAGGAAACTTGCCGACTATTCCTTCATGCTACGAGATTATTCTCATGCAAATCAGATTTATGAAATTGCATCAAGACAGTATGAAAATGATGGTGCTTGCTTATATTCTGCTGCCTCTCTAGAAATGATTGTAATAACTGAACATATTTTACACCTAAAAATGCCATATATGAGTTTGACGAACACATTGAGAATAAACGAGTATATGCAATCTGCTAtgttaaattatttgaataaatcCTTCAATTCCTATTATCATGCTGCGCGCTGTTTCCTTCTCCTGGGACAATTCCTTAGTTGTTTACCAGCTCCAAAAGTGGACGATGCTGCTAACTGGAATGCAGGTTTGCTTTATTCTAAGAGATTGGGTCCTGTAGGAAGAGCAATGATCTTTCAACAAACTCACACTCTCTTTAAATCCCtttcttatttaaaaactgaATCTACGGACCCGTTCTCTAATAAGCGAACTCGTAAAGCCGCACTTTGGTGTGTATTAACTGCCGATGCTTGGTTGAGATGTCGCATTCCCTTTCGTGCCAAGCCTTTTGTAGAGGAAgcaaaattgttttatgGAAAAATCGATTGGAAGGATTTGAAGGAGTGTGTTGCAGCACTTGACGAAGTCGAAGTCTCCAAACAACCTGCTTCTAATATTCCTTCTAGCTAG